Proteins encoded within one genomic window of Marinobacter halotolerans:
- the sohB gene encoding protease SohB, with product MEFLTDFGLFIAKTVTLVVAILVVVTVIASAAHKDRGDASEEGELKVRKLNEKYRKLREHLQAKLRSDSERKRWEKLLKKEAKAKLKEEKARLKKSGDEQPEERARVFVLDFDGDIKASDTDPLRRSITAVLSVADPERDEVVVRLESGGGMVHSYGLAAAQLDRIRAKGISLTACVDKVAASGGYMMACVADRIVASPFAILGSIGVVAQLPNFHRLLKKNDVDFEVLTAGEHKRTMTIFGENTEKGRAKFLEDLEDTHVLFKDYVSERRPGLDVSAVANGDIWFGRRALEVNLIDEIKTSDEYLIEACDRADVISVTYQRKRSLPEKLGLATSSALEHTVWRIIGAFRNQKIQ from the coding sequence TTGGAATTCCTCACAGATTTCGGACTGTTCATTGCCAAAACCGTCACCCTCGTGGTGGCGATCCTTGTGGTGGTCACGGTGATTGCCTCAGCAGCCCATAAAGACAGGGGCGACGCCAGCGAAGAAGGCGAACTGAAAGTACGCAAGCTGAACGAAAAGTACCGCAAACTTCGCGAACACCTGCAGGCAAAGCTGCGCTCTGACAGCGAGCGGAAGCGATGGGAAAAACTGCTTAAAAAAGAAGCGAAGGCAAAGCTGAAAGAGGAAAAGGCCCGACTCAAGAAATCCGGCGACGAGCAGCCCGAGGAAAGGGCCAGGGTCTTCGTGCTTGATTTCGATGGCGACATCAAGGCCAGTGACACCGACCCGCTGAGGCGGTCCATCACGGCGGTGCTCAGCGTGGCTGACCCCGAAAGGGACGAAGTGGTGGTGCGTCTGGAAAGCGGCGGAGGCATGGTCCATTCCTACGGTCTGGCTGCGGCCCAGCTGGATCGTATACGGGCCAAGGGCATCTCCCTGACGGCTTGTGTCGACAAGGTAGCAGCCAGCGGCGGCTATATGATGGCCTGTGTAGCAGACCGCATTGTCGCATCGCCCTTTGCCATCCTGGGCTCTATCGGTGTGGTGGCCCAATTGCCGAACTTCCACCGGCTGCTTAAAAAGAACGACGTGGATTTTGAAGTGCTGACGGCCGGTGAGCACAAGCGCACCATGACCATCTTCGGGGAGAATACCGAGAAAGGCAGGGCGAAGTTCCTGGAGGATCTGGAAGATACTCACGTGCTGTTCAAGGATTACGTCAGCGAGCGCCGCCCGGGGCTGGATGTGTCGGCTGTGGCCAATGGCGATATCTGGTTCGGGCGGCGTGCCCTTGAGGTTAACCTGATCGACGAGATCAAGACCTCCGACGAATATCTCATTGAAGCCTGTGATCGTGCAGACGTAATCTCGGTGACCTACCAGCGTAAACGCTCGCTGCCCGAGAAGCTTGGTCTTGCCACCAGCTCCGCACTGGAGCACACGGTGTGGCGTATTATCGGAGCGTTCCGGAATCAAAAAATCCAGTAA
- a CDS encoding YhdH/YhfP family quinone oxidoreductase, protein MTDTTEFKAWRVEESDGEYVGSEQTLRVSDLPENEVLIRVTHSSLNYKDALSASGNKGVTREFPHTPGIDAAGEVVEASAGPLSAGDQVLVTGYDLGMNTDGGFGEFIRVPAAWCVPMPAGWDARKAMIYGTAGLTAGLCVKKLLAMGAAPEQGRVVVSGASGAVGSVAVEILAGLGFEVVAVSGKAEHADSLKKLGASEVLGRETFESTKKPMLKPVFANGIDTVGGGPLAEMLKQILPGGSVSCCGLVAGPQLETTVLPFILRGNNLLGVDSVEIPLAEKQIVWSRLAGEWACPQTEASARDIGRSELQSALNAFLKGQSSGKIVLDHSR, encoded by the coding sequence ATGACAGACACAACTGAATTCAAAGCGTGGCGGGTGGAAGAATCCGACGGCGAGTACGTTGGCTCCGAGCAGACACTCAGGGTGTCGGACCTGCCGGAAAACGAAGTGCTGATCAGAGTCACTCATTCTTCCCTGAACTACAAAGATGCGCTTTCGGCGTCCGGTAACAAGGGAGTCACCCGGGAGTTTCCCCACACGCCGGGCATTGATGCCGCCGGTGAAGTTGTGGAGGCTTCCGCCGGGCCTCTTTCCGCGGGGGATCAGGTTCTGGTCACCGGTTACGATCTGGGTATGAACACCGATGGCGGCTTTGGCGAGTTCATTCGTGTGCCTGCAGCCTGGTGTGTGCCCATGCCCGCCGGCTGGGACGCCCGCAAAGCCATGATCTACGGCACCGCCGGGCTGACCGCGGGCCTTTGCGTGAAGAAGCTTCTGGCCATGGGTGCGGCCCCGGAGCAGGGCAGGGTCGTGGTCAGTGGGGCCAGTGGCGCGGTTGGCAGCGTGGCCGTAGAAATTCTGGCCGGACTCGGCTTTGAAGTCGTTGCGGTCAGCGGCAAGGCCGAGCACGCTGATAGCCTGAAAAAACTCGGTGCCAGCGAGGTGCTCGGCCGGGAAACCTTTGAGTCCACTAAGAAGCCCATGCTCAAGCCGGTGTTCGCCAATGGTATAGATACCGTTGGTGGCGGACCGCTTGCAGAGATGCTTAAACAGATTCTGCCGGGTGGTTCCGTCTCCTGCTGCGGTCTGGTCGCCGGGCCTCAGCTGGAAACCACTGTGCTGCCCTTTATTCTGAGGGGCAACAACCTGCTGGGTGTGGATTCGGTGGAAATTCCGCTGGCGGAGAAACAGATTGTCTGGAGCCGTCTGGCAGGCGAGTGGGCTTGCCCGCAAACCGAGGCGTCCGCCCGGGATATTGGCCGGTCGGAACTGCAAAGCGCGCTGAACGCGTTCTTGAAAGGGCAGTCTTCAGGAAAGATCGTTCTGGACCACAGCCGCTGA
- the metH gene encoding methionine synthase: MTDRKTRLEQLSQALKERIIVLDGGMGTMIQNLKLDESAFRGDRFADYDREVQGNNDLLNLTQPALLRNIHADYLEAGADIIETNTFNSTQLSQADYGLEAIAKELNVAAAELARKIADDFTARNPDKPRFVAGAVGPTSRTASISPDVNNPGYRNVDFQTLVDNYYEAVEGLVEGGCDLILIETIFDTLNAKAALYATQQYFEDSGTTLPIMISGTITDASGRTLSGQTTEAFWNSVAHARPISVGLNCALGADALRPYVEELSGKADTYVSAHPNAGLPNEFGEYDQTPEEMAEIIEGFAKDGFLNIIGGCCGSRPDHIEAIAEAVAKYPPRKIPSPKPALRLSGLEPFTGDENTLFINVGERTNVTGSKRFLRLIKEEQYEEALSVARDQVENGAQIIDINMDEGMLDSKDVMVTFLNLVASEPDISRVPLMIDSSKWEVIEAGLRCIQGKAVVNSISLKEGEEEFIKRAKDCMRYGAAVVVMAFDEHGQADTFERKTEICKRSYDVLVGIGFNPGDIIFDPNIFAIATGIEEHNNYAVDFINATRWIRKNLPHASISGGVSNVSFSFRGNDAVREAIHSVFLYHAIKAGMNMGIVNPGQLVIYDEIDPELKELVEDVVLNRRDDGTDRLLEIAERYRGKGGKTQEEDLAWREWPVEKRLEHALVKGITSYIIDDTEACRQRAEHPIEVIEGPLMDGMNVVGDLFGDGKMFLPQVVKSARVMKQAVAHLIPYIEAEKSEGQKAKGKILMATVKGDVHDIGKNIVGVVLQCNNYEVIDMGVMVPCDKILDTAIKENVDIIGLSGLITPSLDEMVHVAKEMQRLNFNIPLMIGGATTSKAHTAVKIEPQYKNDVSLYVSDASRCVNVASQLLSKTAKPKLVENTRTEYDEIRERRKNRGERTKLISLKEARARAPEISFDGYQPPKPAFTGVKTFETYDLEALVDYIDWSPFFISWDIAGKYPTIFDDPKRGAAAKSLFEDGQEILRQMIEGKRVSAKAVIGFWPANRRGDDIVLYTDESRTEELTTLHHLRQQDEKAKGKSMAALSDFVAPEGDGPVDYVGGFAVTTGIGAEEFSLEFKDRNDDYNAIMVKALADRLAEAFAECMHERVRKEFWGYADDEQLRNDDLIRERYRGIRPAPGYPACPDHTEKATLFSLLDAPANAGIELTESFAMYPTAAVSGWYFSHPESKYFAVGKIGADQVEDYAERKGMSKAEAERWLAPSLAYDPAE; the protein is encoded by the coding sequence ATGACCGATCGCAAAACCCGCCTCGAGCAGCTGTCTCAAGCTCTTAAAGAACGCATCATCGTGCTTGATGGCGGCATGGGCACCATGATTCAGAACCTCAAGCTGGATGAATCGGCCTTCCGTGGCGACCGGTTCGCTGACTATGATCGGGAAGTCCAGGGCAACAACGACCTGCTGAACCTGACCCAGCCCGCCCTGCTCCGCAATATTCACGCGGATTATCTTGAGGCCGGCGCCGATATTATTGAAACCAACACCTTTAACTCCACCCAGCTCTCCCAGGCGGATTACGGCCTGGAAGCCATTGCCAAAGAACTCAATGTGGCCGCCGCAGAGCTGGCGCGGAAAATCGCGGATGACTTCACCGCCCGCAATCCCGATAAACCGCGCTTTGTGGCCGGCGCCGTGGGCCCGACATCCCGTACCGCCTCTATTTCGCCGGACGTCAACAACCCGGGCTACCGCAACGTCGACTTCCAGACCCTTGTCGACAACTATTACGAAGCGGTTGAAGGCCTGGTCGAGGGAGGCTGCGACCTGATCCTGATCGAAACCATCTTCGACACGCTGAACGCAAAAGCGGCCCTGTACGCGACCCAGCAGTATTTCGAGGACAGCGGCACGACTCTGCCCATCATGATTTCCGGCACCATTACCGATGCCTCCGGCCGCACCTTGTCGGGGCAGACCACCGAGGCCTTCTGGAATTCGGTCGCCCACGCCAGACCCATATCCGTCGGCCTGAACTGTGCATTGGGCGCCGATGCCCTTCGGCCCTACGTGGAAGAGTTGTCTGGCAAGGCCGACACCTATGTCAGCGCCCACCCGAACGCGGGGCTGCCCAACGAATTCGGTGAATACGACCAGACCCCGGAAGAAATGGCCGAGATCATCGAGGGCTTCGCCAAAGACGGCTTCCTGAACATCATCGGCGGTTGCTGCGGCTCGCGACCGGATCATATCGAGGCCATCGCCGAGGCAGTGGCGAAGTACCCGCCCCGGAAGATCCCCTCGCCCAAACCGGCCTTGCGCCTGTCCGGGCTTGAGCCTTTCACCGGCGATGAAAACACCCTGTTCATTAACGTTGGCGAGCGCACCAACGTGACCGGCTCCAAGCGCTTCCTGCGACTGATCAAGGAAGAACAGTACGAGGAAGCCCTGAGTGTTGCCCGGGATCAGGTAGAGAATGGCGCCCAGATCATCGATATCAATATGGACGAGGGCATGCTGGATTCGAAGGACGTTATGGTGACGTTCCTGAACCTTGTGGCGTCCGAGCCGGATATCTCCCGTGTGCCGCTGATGATCGACTCATCCAAGTGGGAGGTCATCGAAGCCGGCCTGCGCTGCATCCAGGGCAAGGCCGTGGTGAATTCCATCAGCCTGAAAGAGGGCGAGGAAGAGTTCATCAAGCGCGCGAAGGACTGCATGCGCTACGGCGCAGCCGTGGTGGTCATGGCCTTCGATGAACACGGCCAGGCAGATACGTTTGAACGCAAAACCGAAATCTGCAAGCGCTCCTATGACGTGCTTGTGGGTATTGGCTTCAACCCGGGCGACATCATTTTCGACCCTAACATCTTTGCCATTGCCACCGGCATTGAAGAGCACAACAACTACGCGGTGGACTTCATCAACGCCACCCGCTGGATCCGCAAGAACCTGCCCCACGCCTCCATCTCCGGCGGCGTCAGCAACGTATCTTTCTCTTTCCGGGGCAATGACGCAGTACGGGAGGCCATTCACTCCGTCTTTCTGTACCACGCCATCAAGGCCGGTATGAACATGGGTATTGTTAATCCCGGCCAGCTGGTGATCTATGACGAGATTGATCCCGAGCTCAAGGAGCTGGTGGAAGATGTGGTACTCAACCGTCGGGACGACGGAACCGACCGGCTTCTGGAAATCGCTGAACGCTACCGCGGTAAAGGCGGAAAGACCCAGGAAGAAGACCTTGCCTGGCGGGAATGGCCGGTGGAAAAGCGCCTGGAGCATGCGCTGGTCAAAGGTATCACCAGTTACATCATTGACGACACCGAGGCCTGCCGTCAGCGCGCCGAACACCCGATCGAGGTGATCGAAGGGCCGCTGATGGATGGCATGAATGTGGTCGGCGACCTGTTCGGCGACGGCAAGATGTTCCTGCCCCAGGTGGTAAAAAGCGCCCGCGTTATGAAGCAGGCGGTGGCGCACCTGATCCCCTACATTGAAGCGGAAAAGTCCGAGGGGCAGAAGGCCAAGGGCAAGATCCTGATGGCAACCGTTAAAGGCGATGTTCACGACATTGGCAAGAACATCGTCGGGGTGGTGTTGCAGTGCAACAACTATGAAGTGATCGATATGGGCGTCATGGTGCCCTGCGACAAGATCCTGGACACCGCCATCAAGGAGAATGTGGACATTATCGGGCTCAGCGGCCTGATCACCCCGTCCCTCGATGAAATGGTGCACGTGGCCAAGGAAATGCAGCGTCTGAACTTCAACATTCCGTTGATGATTGGCGGTGCAACCACCTCAAAAGCGCACACGGCGGTAAAGATCGAACCCCAGTACAAAAACGACGTCTCCCTCTATGTGTCGGACGCGTCCCGCTGCGTCAACGTGGCGTCCCAACTCTTGAGCAAGACCGCCAAGCCCAAGCTGGTGGAAAACACCCGGACCGAATACGACGAGATCCGCGAGCGCCGCAAGAATCGGGGCGAACGAACCAAGCTCATTTCCCTGAAGGAAGCCAGAGCCCGCGCTCCGGAGATCTCGTTCGACGGCTATCAGCCCCCGAAGCCCGCCTTCACCGGCGTGAAGACTTTCGAAACCTATGATCTTGAGGCACTGGTCGACTATATCGACTGGTCCCCCTTCTTTATTTCCTGGGACATTGCGGGCAAGTACCCCACCATTTTCGATGATCCCAAACGTGGAGCGGCCGCGAAGAGCCTGTTCGAGGACGGCCAGGAGATTCTTCGACAGATGATCGAGGGCAAGCGTGTGTCGGCGAAGGCCGTGATCGGTTTCTGGCCGGCCAACCGCCGGGGCGACGACATCGTGCTTTACACCGATGAGTCCCGCACCGAAGAGCTGACCACCCTTCACCACCTGCGCCAGCAGGATGAAAAGGCCAAGGGCAAGTCCATGGCAGCACTGTCGGATTTCGTTGCACCGGAGGGTGACGGCCCCGTGGATTACGTGGGCGGCTTCGCGGTGACCACGGGTATTGGTGCCGAGGAATTCTCGCTGGAATTCAAGGACAGAAACGATGACTACAACGCCATCATGGTGAAGGCACTGGCCGACCGTCTGGCGGAAGCGTTTGCAGAATGCATGCACGAGCGGGTAAGGAAGGAATTCTGGGGTTACGCCGACGACGAACAACTGCGAAACGACGACCTGATCCGGGAGCGTTACCGCGGCATTCGGCCGGCACCGGGCTACCCCGCCTGCCCCGATCACACGGAGAAGGCGACCCTGTTCAGCCTGCTGGACGCACCTGCAAACGCCGGTATCGAGCTGACAGAGAGCTTTGCCATGTATCCAACCGCCGCCGTGTCGGGCTGGTACTTCTCACATCCGGAATCCAAGTACTTTGCGGTGGGTAAAATCGGCGCCGATCAGGTGGAGGATTACGCTGAGCGTAAAGGTATGTCCAAAGCAGAAGCGGAAAGGTGGCTGGCACCCAGCCTGGCTTACGATCCGGCCGAATAG
- the tusB gene encoding sulfurtransferase complex subunit TusB, translating into MALKTLHILNKSPEHSRFQLCLSAMGPEDGLLLIENGVLAVAQAPENLETLERAQCFALGPDLEARGLTVRPGRFQSVSFEQMVELTATAENVISW; encoded by the coding sequence ATGGCACTGAAAACCCTGCACATACTCAACAAATCGCCGGAGCACAGCCGTTTTCAGCTGTGCCTTTCTGCCATGGGGCCGGAAGACGGCCTGCTTTTGATCGAGAACGGGGTACTGGCAGTGGCTCAGGCACCTGAGAACCTCGAAACGCTGGAACGAGCACAATGTTTCGCACTGGGGCCGGACCTTGAGGCACGAGGCCTCACCGTTAGACCAGGAAGGTTTCAGAGCGTATCGTTCGAACAGATGGTAGAACTGACGGCCACAGCAGAAAACGTAATCAGTTGGTGA
- the tusD gene encoding sulfurtransferase complex subunit TusD, translating to MKNRSPEQKETPAPAGVFALVITGAPYSSQAPGTALNFARAALAANKRIERVFLYGDGVHLASGLSAPPADELNLSKAWSDFLMENRIPAVACIASALRRGLINESEMKRYELPSSNLRTPYEIAGLGEWVDSVSSQTRVLYFHRGG from the coding sequence ATGAAGAACCGCTCACCCGAGCAGAAAGAAACCCCGGCACCTGCCGGGGTTTTTGCGTTGGTGATCACCGGTGCGCCCTACTCGTCCCAGGCCCCCGGTACTGCTCTGAATTTTGCCCGTGCGGCACTGGCTGCCAACAAGCGTATCGAGCGGGTGTTCCTTTACGGTGACGGTGTGCACCTGGCATCCGGGCTCAGCGCTCCGCCCGCGGATGAGCTGAACCTTTCCAAAGCCTGGTCCGACTTTCTGATGGAAAACCGGATTCCTGCCGTGGCGTGCATCGCCTCAGCCCTGAGACGGGGCCTGATCAACGAATCGGAGATGAAGCGCTACGAACTGCCCAGCAGCAATCTGCGCACTCCCTACGAGATTGCCGGGCTCGGAGAATGGGTTGATAGCGTGAGCTCGCAAACCCGTGTCCTGTATTTCCACCGGGGAGGCTGA
- a CDS encoding nitrite/sulfite reductase, with protein MYVYDKHDRQIAAERVEQFRDQTRRALAGELSEDEFLPLRLQNGLYVQRLAPMLRIAVPYGMLRSVQLRRLARITRDYDKGYAHFTTRQNVQLNWPAVEDVPDILAELAEVEMHANQTSGNCIRNTTTDQFSGVQADEIADPRPYCEIIRQWSTFHPEFAFLPRKFKVAVNASEHSDRAAIQVHDIGLQLVRSDSGELGFRVHVGGGLGRTPMVGPVIREYLPEKDLLTYLEAVLRVYNRYGRRDNKFKARIKILVKALTPEGFAEKVEAEWAHIKDSPTQLTREAIDKFQTYFTEPDYQQVPDVQASLATQRFENRGFDQWIANNVDTHKKSGYAIVTLTMKKTGIPPGDVSDRQLEQIADLADEYSFGEVRVTHQQNAVLADVRQDRLYELWQAITPMGFATANLNKLTDVICCPGGDYCALANAKSIPVAEAIQRKFEDLDYLYDIGDLDLNISGCMNACGHHHVGNIGVLGVDKKGQEFYQISLGGSSHHDAAIGKILGPSFARDDMPDVVKRIIDVYVDNRTQEEAFLDTYRRIGIDPFKERVYA; from the coding sequence ATGTACGTTTATGACAAACACGATCGGCAGATAGCCGCCGAACGGGTTGAGCAGTTCCGCGACCAGACCAGACGGGCCCTGGCCGGAGAACTGAGTGAAGACGAATTTCTTCCGTTAAGACTCCAGAATGGTCTTTACGTCCAGCGTCTGGCACCAATGCTGCGCATTGCAGTGCCTTACGGCATGTTGCGGTCCGTCCAGCTGCGCCGTCTGGCGCGCATTACCCGCGATTACGATAAGGGTTACGCCCACTTCACCACGCGCCAGAACGTACAGCTCAACTGGCCGGCAGTGGAAGACGTGCCGGATATTCTGGCGGAACTGGCCGAAGTCGAGATGCACGCCAACCAGACCAGCGGCAACTGCATCCGTAACACCACCACGGACCAGTTTTCCGGTGTGCAGGCAGACGAGATTGCCGATCCGCGTCCCTACTGCGAAATTATTCGCCAATGGTCGACCTTTCATCCGGAGTTCGCGTTTCTGCCGCGGAAATTCAAGGTAGCGGTCAACGCATCCGAGCACAGCGACCGCGCCGCGATCCAGGTTCACGACATCGGCCTGCAGCTGGTACGCAGTGATAGCGGCGAGCTGGGCTTCCGTGTGCACGTTGGTGGCGGCCTTGGCCGTACCCCCATGGTAGGCCCGGTTATCCGTGAATACCTGCCGGAAAAAGATCTGCTGACCTATCTGGAAGCCGTGCTGCGTGTCTACAACCGCTACGGTCGCCGTGACAACAAGTTCAAGGCGCGTATCAAGATTCTGGTGAAAGCACTGACGCCGGAAGGTTTCGCTGAAAAAGTGGAAGCCGAGTGGGCCCACATCAAGGATTCGCCCACCCAGCTGACCCGCGAGGCCATCGACAAATTCCAGACCTACTTTACCGAGCCGGATTACCAACAGGTACCGGACGTGCAGGCATCCCTGGCGACTCAGCGCTTCGAAAACCGCGGGTTTGATCAGTGGATCGCGAACAACGTGGATACCCACAAGAAGTCCGGGTACGCCATTGTGACGCTGACCATGAAGAAAACCGGCATCCCCCCCGGGGACGTCAGTGATCGCCAGCTTGAGCAGATTGCCGACCTGGCCGACGAATACAGCTTTGGCGAAGTCCGGGTGACTCATCAGCAGAACGCCGTTCTGGCAGACGTCCGTCAGGACCGCCTATACGAGCTCTGGCAGGCGATTACACCGATGGGCTTCGCCACGGCCAACTTGAACAAGCTGACGGACGTGATCTGCTGCCCTGGCGGCGACTACTGCGCACTGGCGAACGCCAAGTCAATCCCGGTGGCCGAGGCCATACAGCGCAAGTTCGAAGACCTGGACTACCTGTACGACATTGGTGATCTTGATCTGAACATTTCCGGCTGCATGAACGCCTGCGGCCACCACCACGTGGGCAACATCGGCGTGCTGGGCGTAGACAAGAAGGGCCAGGAGTTCTATCAGATCAGCCTTGGCGGTTCATCCCACCACGATGCGGCCATCGGCAAAATCCTGGGCCCCTCCTTCGCCCGTGATGACATGCCGGACGTGGTCAAGCGCATCATTGATGTGTACGTCGACAACCGCACCCAGGAGGAAGCGTTCCTGGATACCTATCGCCGCATCGGGATTGATCCATTCAAGGAGCGCGTTTATGCCTAA
- a CDS encoding SCP2 sterol-binding domain-containing protein yields MSVAQVFDKLEQNFNADAAQGLDLVFQFDIEDDKTYHLVIKDGTCTKAEGPHDDPSVTLIMNSETLQGIVSGETDGMQAFMAGQLRAEGDMMLATKLGELFDMG; encoded by the coding sequence ATGTCTGTAGCTCAGGTATTCGACAAACTAGAACAGAATTTCAATGCTGACGCGGCCCAGGGCCTGGATCTGGTATTCCAGTTCGACATCGAGGACGACAAGACCTATCACCTGGTGATCAAGGACGGCACCTGCACCAAGGCTGAAGGCCCTCACGACGATCCTTCCGTTACCCTGATCATGAACTCGGAAACCCTTCAGGGTATCGTGTCCGGCGAAACCGACGGCATGCAGGCATTCATGGCAGGTCAGCTGCGCGCTGAAGGCGACATGATGCTGGCTACCAAGCTTGGCGAGCTGTTCGACATGGGCTGA
- a CDS encoding TusE/DsrC/DsvC family sulfur relay protein, translating into MTDNPMPERNNEGFLEDATQWNSGVAEVIAAEDNIQLSDNHWEIIKFLRDFYADYEVSPPSNRLFVKAVKERFGEEKGNSIYLMQLFPGTPAKTACRIAGLPRPTNCL; encoded by the coding sequence ATGACGGATAACCCAATGCCGGAGCGCAACAACGAGGGATTTCTGGAGGATGCTACCCAGTGGAACTCCGGAGTGGCAGAGGTGATTGCCGCGGAAGACAACATCCAGCTTTCAGACAATCATTGGGAAATCATCAAATTTCTGCGTGATTTTTATGCAGATTATGAAGTATCGCCGCCCTCGAATCGGCTGTTTGTAAAAGCAGTTAAAGAAAGGTTTGGCGAAGAAAAGGGCAACAGCATCTACCTGATGCAGCTGTTTCCGGGCACACCTGCCAAAACCGCCTGCCGAATTGCCGGGCTACCCCGGCCCACCAACTGTCTCTAG
- a CDS encoding DUF934 domain-containing protein, with protein MPKVITEDGSIIQDEWVVVERPADGESLDIPEQPALIPADLWLAGKEHFEGRKDIGVWFDSHQEPEILAGVVNELDVIAVNFPKFADGRGYSIARLLRERLQYRNELRAIGDVLLDQLQFMKRCGFDRFVLRADKNAEEAARCLNFFSQGYQAATDTDVPLFRRRAS; from the coding sequence ATGCCTAAGGTCATCACTGAAGACGGAAGCATTATTCAGGACGAGTGGGTCGTGGTTGAACGCCCGGCTGACGGAGAATCCCTGGATATTCCAGAGCAACCCGCTCTCATTCCTGCTGACCTGTGGCTGGCGGGAAAGGAGCACTTTGAAGGCCGGAAGGATATCGGTGTCTGGTTCGACAGCCACCAGGAGCCGGAAATACTGGCCGGCGTGGTCAACGAACTGGATGTGATCGCGGTTAACTTTCCCAAATTTGCGGACGGCCGTGGCTACAGTATCGCCCGGCTTCTGCGTGAACGGCTCCAATACAGAAATGAGCTGCGGGCGATCGGTGACGTGCTGCTGGACCAGCTCCAGTTCATGAAGCGCTGTGGTTTCGACCGGTTTGTGCTTCGAGCCGACAAGAACGCCGAAGAAGCGGCACGATGCCTCAACTTCTTCAGCCAGGGCTATCAGGCGGCAACGGACACCGATGTTCCGCTATTCCGCCGCCGCGCTTCCTGA
- the nfuA gene encoding Fe-S biogenesis protein NfuA has protein sequence MALVTVTDPARDYLAQLIEKQDVEGMGVRIFVTQPGTKNAETCLAYCPPNEVVPTDEQVDLEKFTLYLDHNSVPFLEEAYVDYSKDQMGGQLTIKAPNAKVPKVDDDAPLPDRIQYVLASEINPNLAAHGGEVSLVEIADESIAVLRFGGGCQGCSAVSLTLKQGVETTLRERVPEITAVRDVTDHSYTENAYYQ, from the coding sequence ATGGCTCTGGTGACTGTGACAGACCCCGCTCGGGACTATCTCGCGCAACTTATCGAAAAGCAGGACGTGGAAGGCATGGGTGTCCGGATTTTCGTGACCCAGCCCGGTACCAAGAATGCCGAAACCTGTCTGGCTTACTGCCCGCCCAACGAGGTGGTTCCCACCGATGAGCAGGTGGACCTGGAAAAGTTCACGCTCTATCTGGACCATAATTCGGTGCCCTTCCTGGAAGAGGCCTATGTGGATTACTCGAAAGACCAGATGGGCGGCCAGCTGACCATCAAGGCCCCGAATGCCAAGGTTCCCAAAGTCGACGACGACGCGCCTCTGCCGGACCGTATCCAGTACGTGCTGGCGTCCGAGATCAACCCCAATCTTGCGGCCCACGGTGGCGAAGTTTCCCTGGTGGAAATCGCTGATGAGTCGATAGCGGTGCTGCGTTTCGGCGGCGGCTGCCAGGGCTGCAGCGCGGTCAGTCTGACGCTCAAGCAGGGCGTGGAAACAACCCTGCGGGAGCGTGTCCCGGAGATTACGGCAGTTCGTGACGTAACGGATCATTCCTACACCGAAAACGCCTACTATCAGTAA
- a CDS encoding DsrE family protein: protein MTTLIIIDQAPYGSWEGREALDMAFSLAAFDQPVSLLFCGPGVNWLRKGQDAAGVQQKSVEKNLAAAPIFGVEALLADRAACEQYGLDQNSLLDQVTLADPGPELTARFDHVAFAG from the coding sequence ATGACCACACTGATCATTATCGACCAGGCCCCCTATGGCTCCTGGGAAGGCCGGGAGGCGCTGGATATGGCTTTCTCCTTAGCGGCCTTTGACCAGCCGGTATCACTGCTTTTCTGCGGCCCTGGCGTTAACTGGCTTCGTAAAGGCCAGGATGCGGCTGGAGTGCAACAGAAATCCGTTGAGAAAAACCTCGCCGCCGCCCCCATATTCGGCGTAGAAGCGTTGCTGGCAGACCGGGCAGCCTGTGAGCAATATGGGCTGGACCAGAATAGTCTGCTCGACCAGGTTACGCTGGCGGATCCGGGCCCGGAACTCACCGCTCGTTTCGATCATGTCGCGTTTGCCGGCTAG
- a CDS encoding DUF2970 domain-containing protein produces MNDLKKKTDQPERKKGPGVLKVLQSVLAGALGVQSDKRREEDFSSHSPWPYIIAGIIFTAGFVIALVVVVKIVLANQ; encoded by the coding sequence ATGAACGACCTGAAAAAGAAAACAGATCAACCTGAGCGAAAAAAAGGCCCGGGTGTGCTGAAAGTACTCCAGAGCGTCCTCGCCGGCGCTCTGGGAGTGCAATCCGATAAACGCCGGGAGGAAGACTTCTCAAGCCATAGTCCGTGGCCCTATATCATTGCGGGCATCATCTTTACGGCAGGTTTCGTGATAGCGCTGGTTGTGGTGGTAAAGATTGTTCTGGCAAACCAGTAA